CGCTCTTTCCGTGCTATCCGTCTCTTGTTGATTCAGAATCGAGACGCTTCCCGCCCAGCAATACGGAGAGTCAGTCGAGCGGCGTGACCGGTTCAATCCCAGTCTCTTGCAGAAAATTATCCAGAAACACAGCGCGCTCGCCGACCTCGTCGGGATGGTGAGCGTCGGTGCCGATTGTCACGCGAGTTCCGTGTTCGCGGAGAATATCGAGGAACGGGGACGATGGGTGAACGATCCCCTCCTCGCGGAGCGCTCGGCCAGCGTTGATCTCGGGGACTGTCCGCGAGTCGGCGAACGCCCGTGCAGCCCGACGGTAGTGGGTCTCGGTTGCCCGACCGCGAAGCACGGGCGTTCGTTCTATCAGATCCGGGTGCGCAGCGACATCGAATAGCTCCGATTCAATGAGCGAAACGAGGTTCTCGAAGTAGCGATCGACGAATCGATCCAATTCATTCGATGACATTTCCTCGAAGTCAGAGGGGTACTGGACGTTCAGTCCGTCAACACTGTGGACGCTGCCGAGTGCGTAATCGAACGCTGCTTCGGTGAGAAAATCACTAATCTCGCTTTCGTCCCGGGGATCGTAGTCCATCTCGACCGCGTCGTAGATTTCGATCCCGCTGACCTCGCGCCGCAGCCGCTCGATACTGTCTCTACGGCGTTCGTACGTGATGTCGAGGTTGAACCCCATCGAAGCACGAGCGTGTTGCATGGCTTCTCGAGAGGAAACGCTGCAGTGGTCCGTGAACCCGAAGGCCTCGAGACCTGCCTCTTGAGCGGCGCGCACCATCCGGGAAAGAAACCGACCATCGGAGTAGTTTGAGTGAGCGTGGAAGTCGCGCACTCGATTGAAAAGACGCCGGTACTGCTTATCGATTTCGACTATTAGAAAATTGACATATTGTGGGAGGCCGTTCATCAGGTTTGGAGCGGAGGACTCTCGAATTCAGCACGACAGTTTGAGCAGACGACGATCGGCTGTGCGCACTCACTGAGCGCGGCGCGGAGATCATCGTGACCACAGTCGGGACACGCTCTGGGAACGTGTTCGTCACCGCAGTCCGGACAGACGAGCGTTACGTTCTCACTCGGGTCGATGCGTAGCCCATCGTGGTCGCACGTGGGACACGCGAACGGGATTCGTACGTCCTCACTATCACGTGGTGCTCCCAACGCAATCACCACGAGGTCGTTGGTAGCTTCGTTCTTCCCCGACTGGAAGTCACCGGGCGCGAATCTCACTGCCTCTCCTGCTTTGACGGTGATCTCGCCGCCCGTGTTCGCGTGCTCTGGGCTAGAGGACACGAGCGTCTCGAATGTCGCTTCCCCTTCGAGCACGAAGAACACCTCCTCTTGGTCCATGTGGGTGTGGAGTCCACTAGCGAACTCGCTGCCGGGACCGATCCGGTACTGATTGATTGCGATCTCGTTTGTATCCAAGCGATCGGACAGCCGACGGCGCTCGACATCGTCGCCACTGGCGTCGCGTTCGACATCGTCAATCGCGGCTCGTTCCATGGCCGAAGATCCACCGGGTCCGCTTACTGCGTTTCGGATCCGATACACGGCTCATCTTCCGGTCAATGTATTGAACGAGAGGATAGTGCAGTTGTCTGCGATGATCGAATGAGACTTCGACCGATCGTGACGAGAATGTTCTCTTGGCTACGTTTCTGACAGCGGTGTCTCGCTCATCGCTGCAAATCCCTTGTCGAGATCCGAGATAAGATCGTCGACGTGTTCG
The nucleotide sequence above comes from Halocatena marina. Encoded proteins:
- a CDS encoding PHP domain-containing protein, which codes for MRDFHAHSNYSDGRFLSRMVRAAQEAGLEAFGFTDHCSVSSREAMQHARASMGFNLDITYERRRDSIERLRREVSGIEIYDAVEMDYDPRDESEISDFLTEAAFDYALGSVHSVDGLNVQYPSDFEEMSSNELDRFVDRYFENLVSLIESELFDVAAHPDLIERTPVLRGRATETHYRRAARAFADSRTVPEINAGRALREEGIVHPSSPFLDILREHGTRVTIGTDAHHPDEVGERAVFLDNFLQETGIEPVTPLD
- a CDS encoding cupin domain-containing protein, whose amino-acid sequence is MERAAIDDVERDASGDDVERRRLSDRLDTNEIAINQYRIGPGSEFASGLHTHMDQEEVFFVLEGEATFETLVSSSPEHANTGGEITVKAGEAVRFAPGDFQSGKNEATNDLVVIALGAPRDSEDVRIPFACPTCDHDGLRIDPSENVTLVCPDCGDEHVPRACPDCGHDDLRAALSECAQPIVVCSNCRAEFESPPLQT